The Vicia villosa cultivar HV-30 ecotype Madison, WI linkage group LG1, Vvil1.0, whole genome shotgun sequence genome includes a region encoding these proteins:
- the LOC131612235 gene encoding dihydrodipicolinate reductase-like protein CRR1, chloroplastic isoform X2, giving the protein MAALSCQFHSINYLNSQKLKTRTKHSIISCSSSQPMQSNIKVVINGAAKEIGRAAVLAVTNARGMEVAGAIDTHHVGEDIGQVCGMEEPLEIPILNDLTMVLGSISQSKATAVVVDFTDPSTVYDNVKQATAFGMKSVIYVPRIKSDTVAALSAFCDKASMGVLVAPTLSIGSILLQQAAISASFHYRNIEIVESKSNANDLPSADANQIANNLSNLGQIYNREDSSTDVLARGQVLGDGIRVHSLVLPGLPSSTTVHFSGLGEIYTIKHDITDVQCLMPGLLLAIRKVVRIKNLVYGLEKFL; this is encoded by the exons ATGGCAGCCTTAAGCTGCCAGTTTCATTCCATCAACTACTTGAATTCTCAGAAGCTCAAAACCAGAACCAAGCATTCCATAATTTCATGCTCATCATCACAGCCTATGCAAAGCAATATAAAG GTTGTGATAAATGGAGCAGCCAAGGAAATAGGAAGAGCTGCAGTATTAGCTGTGACAAATGCTAGAGGAATGGAAGTTGCTGGAGCCATTGATActcaccatgttggagaagataTTGGACAG GTTTGTGGAATGGAAGAGCCCCTTGAAATACCTATACTAAATGACCTTACTATGGTTTTGGGCTCTATATCTCAG TCCAAGGCCACAGCAGTTGTAGTTGATTTCACCGACCCTTCCACAGTATATGACAATGTAAAACAG GCAACAGCATTCGGCATGAAAAGCGTCATTTACGTACCACGAATCAAATCAGATACGGTGGCAGCATTATCTGCATTCTGTGACAAAGCCAGCATG GGTGTTTTGGTTGCTCCAACTCTTTCCATAGGATCAATATTATTACAGCAGGCTGCAATTTCAGCTTCTTTCCATTACCGCAACATCGAAATCGTGGAATCCAAGTCTAATGCAAAT GATCTTCCATCAGCAGATGCAAACCAAATTGCGAACAATCTCTCGAACCTCGGTCAAATCTATAACAGAGAAGATTCCTCAACAGATGTTTTGGCAAGGGGTCAAGTTTTGGGAGATGGAATTCGTGTGCATAGTTTGGTCTTACCAGGGCTTCCTTCTAGTACAACAGTTCACTTTTCTGGCCTAGGAGAG ATTTACACCATCAAGCATGATATTACAGATGTACAATGTCTCATGCCAGGGTTGCTTTTAGCCATTAGAAAAGTAGTGAGAATCAAG AATTTGGTATATGGCTTGGAGAAGTTTTTGTGA
- the LOC131612235 gene encoding dihydrodipicolinate reductase-like protein CRR1, chloroplastic isoform X1, which produces MAALSCQFHSINYLNSQKLKTRTKHSIISCSSSQPMQSNIKVVINGAAKEIGRAAVLAVTNARGMEVAGAIDTHHVGEDIGQVCGMEEPLEIPILNDLTMVLGSISQSKATAVVVDFTDPSTVYDNVKQATAFGMKSVIYVPRIKSDTVAALSAFCDKASMGVLVAPTLSIGSILLQQAAISASFHYRNIEIVESKSNANDLPSADANQIANNLSNLGQIYNREDSSTDVLARGQVLGDGIRVHSLVLPGLPSSTTVHFSGLGEIYTIKHDITDVQCLMPGLLLAIRKVVRIKVPQLFQVYGLS; this is translated from the exons ATGGCAGCCTTAAGCTGCCAGTTTCATTCCATCAACTACTTGAATTCTCAGAAGCTCAAAACCAGAACCAAGCATTCCATAATTTCATGCTCATCATCACAGCCTATGCAAAGCAATATAAAG GTTGTGATAAATGGAGCAGCCAAGGAAATAGGAAGAGCTGCAGTATTAGCTGTGACAAATGCTAGAGGAATGGAAGTTGCTGGAGCCATTGATActcaccatgttggagaagataTTGGACAG GTTTGTGGAATGGAAGAGCCCCTTGAAATACCTATACTAAATGACCTTACTATGGTTTTGGGCTCTATATCTCAG TCCAAGGCCACAGCAGTTGTAGTTGATTTCACCGACCCTTCCACAGTATATGACAATGTAAAACAG GCAACAGCATTCGGCATGAAAAGCGTCATTTACGTACCACGAATCAAATCAGATACGGTGGCAGCATTATCTGCATTCTGTGACAAAGCCAGCATG GGTGTTTTGGTTGCTCCAACTCTTTCCATAGGATCAATATTATTACAGCAGGCTGCAATTTCAGCTTCTTTCCATTACCGCAACATCGAAATCGTGGAATCCAAGTCTAATGCAAAT GATCTTCCATCAGCAGATGCAAACCAAATTGCGAACAATCTCTCGAACCTCGGTCAAATCTATAACAGAGAAGATTCCTCAACAGATGTTTTGGCAAGGGGTCAAGTTTTGGGAGATGGAATTCGTGTGCATAGTTTGGTCTTACCAGGGCTTCCTTCTAGTACAACAGTTCACTTTTCTGGCCTAGGAGAG ATTTACACCATCAAGCATGATATTACAGATGTACAATGTCTCATGCCAGGGTTGCTTTTAGCCATTAGAAAAGTAGTGAGAATCAAGGTACCTCAACTATTTCAAGTCTATGGTTTAAGCTAG
- the LOC131612250 gene encoding F-box protein PP2-A13-like has protein sequence MGSSISSSASNIREKNYSSSSSRRTSFGDIPESCISSILINLDPPDICKLARVNHAFHRASSSDFVWESKLPSCYKFLARKVLDEESVSTMTKKEIYTKLCQRNLFDCDTKEVLLDKCSGQICLFMSSKSLKITGIDDRRYWIYIPTEESRFKNVAYLQQMWWVEIIGELEFLFPVGSYSVNFRLKLGKSSKRLGRRVCNVDQVHGWDVKPVRFKLTTSDGECSISECYLNEPGEWVYYHVGDFVVVKPNEPMKIKFSLAQIDCTHTKGGLCVDSAIICPSEFRERLKQY, from the exons ATGGGGTCTAGTATTTCTTCAAGTGCATCTAatattagagaaaaaaattattcttcatcatcatcaagaagaaCGAGTTTTGGTGATATTCCAGAAAGCTGCATCTCTTCTATCCTCATAAATCTTGATCCACCTGATATATGTAAATTGGCTAGAGTCAACCATGCTTTTCATAGAGCTTCTTCATCTGATTTTGTGTGGGAATCTAAGTTGCCATCATGCTACAAGTTTCTTGCTAGGAAAGTTCTTGATGAAGAAAGTGTTTCCACTATGACTAAGAAAGAGATCTACACAAAACTATGTCAACGCAATCTCTTTGATTGTGATACCAAA GAAGTTTTGTTGGATAAATGCAGTGGACAAATTTGTTTGTTCATGTCATCAAAGTCTTTGAAGATAACTGGAATAGATGATAGAAGATATTGGATTTACATTCCAACTGAGGAATCAAG GTTTAAGAATGTGGCTTATCTTCAACAAATGTGGTGGGTTGAAATCATAGGAGAGTTAGAGTTTTTATTTCCTGTGGGGAGTTACAGCGTAAATTTCAGACTAAAATTGGGAAAGTCGTCGAAACGATTGGGCCGACGTGTTTGCAACGTTGATCAGGTGCATGGCTGGGATGTAAAGCCGGTTAGATTTAAATTGACTACATCGGACGGTGAATGTTCGATCTCGGAGTGTTATTTGAATGAGCCAGGGGAATGGGTTTATTACCATGTGGGAGATTTTGTGGTTGTAAAGCCCAATGAGCCCATGAAAATTAAGTTTTCTTTGGCCCAAATTGATTGTACTCATACCAAAGGTGGGTTATGTGTAGATAGTGCAATTATTTGCCCAAGTGAGTTTAGAGAAAGACTCAAGCAGTATTAG